Proteins encoded within one genomic window of Brassica rapa cultivar Chiifu-401-42 chromosome A09, CAAS_Brap_v3.01, whole genome shotgun sequence:
- the LOC103843258 gene encoding lipase → MMMIKLWMVTCLQLAELFVSSVVHLIYGFYIFSTAVAGDVSQKLSDYLFKSNVGGETDQSQSNVEGLPPIVLVHGIFGFGKGRLGGLSYFGGAEKKDERVLVPDLGSLTSIYDRARELFYYLKGGRVDFGEEHSDACGHSRFGRDYGKGQYPEWDEDHPIHFVGHSAGAQVIRLLQQMLADKAFEGFEETNENWVLSVTSLSGAFNGTTRTYLDGMRTDDGISMKPICLLQICRIGVIMYDWLDISWLKNYYNFGFDHFNISWKRTGVRGLVDCLVGNSGPFATGDWILPDLTIQGSTSLNSNLQTFSSTYYFSYATKRTRRMMGMTVPSGVLGIHPMLFLRVFQMSQWRFPQDVSPPYKGYRDEEWQENDGAMNTISMTHPRLPVEHPSRFIRSDSECQTLQPGIWYYKIVEADHITFIVNRERAGVQFDLIYDSIFQRCRKHVFRKIPQTLPNQSPRCPSSPR, encoded by the exons atgatgatgataaagtTGTGGATGGTGACATGTCTTCAACTCGCTGAGCTTTTCGTGAGCTCTGTGGTGCATTTGATATATGGGTTTTATATATTCAGCACCGCTGTGGCCGGAGATGTTTCTCAGAAGCTGAGTGATTATCTGTTCAAGTCAAATGTAGGAGGAGAAACAGATCAAAGTCAAAGTAATGTTGAAGGTCTGCCTCCTATTGTATTGGTCCATGGGATCTTTGGATTTGGCAAAGGG AGGTTAGGAGGGTTATCATATTTTGGTGGTGCTGAGAAGAAAGATGAGAGGGTTCTTGTTCCTGATTTGGGATCTTTAACAAGCATCTATGATAG GGCAAGGgaattgttttattatttaaaaggaGGAAGAGTTGATTTTGGTGAAGAGCATAGTGACGCTTGTGGACATTCTCGTTTTGGAAGAGATTATGGAAAAG ggCAATACCCTGAGTGGGATGAGGATCATCCTATTCATTTTGTGGGGCATTCAGCTGGTGCGCAAGTTATACGCTTGTTGCAGCAAATGCTTGCAGATAAG GCTTTTGAAGGGTTTGAAGAAACGAATGAGAATTGGGTTCTGAGTGTGACATCATTGTCCGGAGCATTCAATGGTACTACCAGGACTTACTTAGATGGCATGAG GACAGATGATGGAATAAGCATGAAACCGATATGTCTGTTGCAGATATGTCGTATAGGCGTGATAATGTACGATTGGTTAGACATTTCATGGCTGAAAAACTATTACAACTTCGGGTTTGATCACTTCAACATCTCTTGGAAGAGAACTGGAGTGAGAGGTCTAGTTGATTGCCTTGTCGGAAACTCGGGTCCTTTTGCTACTGGTGACTGGATCTTGCCTGATCTCACCATCCAAGGGTCCACAAGTCTTAACTCAAATCTCCAGACGTTCTCGAGCACTTACTACTTCAGCTACGCAACTAAACGCACACGCAGAATGATGGGGATGACGGTTCCTTCGGGTGTTCTTGGAATACACCCTATGCTTTTCCTCCGTGTCTTTCAGATGAGTCAGTGGAGGTTCCCGCAAGATGTTTCTCCTCCTTACAAAGGCTACAG GGATGAGGAGTGGCAAGAGAACGATGGGGCAATGAACACGATATCAATGACGCATCCGAGGTTACCAGTGGAGCATCCGAGCAGGTTCATAAGGAGTGATTCAGAGTGTCAAACGTTACAACCTGGGATATG GTATTATAAGATAGTGGAAGCAGATCACATAACGTTCATAGTGAATAGAGAGAGAGCTGGAGTTCAGTTTGATCTGATATACGACAGTATCTTCCAACGTTgcagaaaacatgtttttaggAAGATTCCTCAGACTCTTCCTAATCAGTCTCCTCGTTGTCCTAGCTCTCCTCGTTGA
- the LOC103843260 gene encoding uncharacterized protein LOC103843260: protein MGGEFVLRKPRNGIKCRRFDRCNTMRQTETELFSEETRERRRGRRRSFFLDMIIFFRPCFSNFLFLSLFILSSSSSSVLSTETEYLSPRNQTLRPLEELNKLKAINQHLRKINKPSVKTIHSPDGDIIDCVLSHQQPAFDHPRLRGQKPLDPPERPSGHNSRGLRPKSFQLWRMEGETCPEGTVPIRRTKQEDILRANSVSAFGKKLRHFRRDTSSNGHEHAVGYVSGEKYFGAKASINVWAPQVQNQYEFSLSQIWIISGSFGNDLNTIEAGWQVSPELYGDNYPRFFTYWTNDAYQATGCYNLLCSGFVQTNSQIAIGAAISPSSSFKGGQFDITLLIWKDPKHGNWWLEFGSGILVGYWPSFLFTHLREHASMVQYGGEVVNSSPFGAHTSTQMGSGHFAEDGFTKASYFRNIQVVDWDNNLVPSPNLRVLADHPNCYDIQGGSNKAWGNYFYYGGPGKNPKCP, encoded by the exons ATGGGAGGAGAGTTCGTGTTGAGGAAACCCAGAAACGGCATTAAATGCCGTCGTTTCGACCGATGCAATACAATGAGACAAACAGAAACAGAGTTGTTCTCAGAAGAAACAAGAGAAagaagacgaggaagaagaagaagcttcttcTTAGATATGATCATTTTCTTTCGTCCTTGTTTCTCCAactttctcttcctctctctttttatcttgtcttcttcttcttcctctgtctTGTCGACGGAAACAGAGTATCTCTCGCCGAGAAACCAAACTCTCCGGCCACTCGAGGAGCTTAACAAGCTCAAAGCCATTAATCAACATCTCAGGAAGATCAATAAACCTTCCGTCAAGACAATTCAT AGCCCTGATGGTGACATCATAGACTGTGTTTTATCACATCAGCAACCAGCATTTGATCATCCCAGATTAAGAGGACAGAAGCCACTG GATCCCCCTGAGAGGCCAAGTGGGCATAATAGCAGAGGATTGAGACCAAAGAGCTTCCAGTTATGGAGAATGGAAGGAGAAACATGTCCTGAAGGAACAGTCCCTATCAGAAGAACAAAACAAGAAGACATTCTCAGAGCAAACTCTGTTTCTGCCTTTGGCAAGAAACTCAGACATTTCAGAAGAGACACCAGCAGCAATGGCCATGAA CACGCGGTAGGATACGTGAGTGGAGAGAAATACTTTGGAGCAAAAGCAAGCATAAATGTATGGGCTCCACAGGTCCAGAACCAATACGAGTTTAGCTTATCTCAGATTTGGATTATCTCTGGTTCTTTCGGTAATGATCTCAACACCATTGAAGCTGGCTGGCAG GTGAGTCCGGAGCTCTATGGAGATAATTACCCAAGATTCTTTACTTACTGGACT AACGATGCATATCAAGCAACAGGCTGCTACAATCTATTGTGTTCCGGTTTTGTCCAAACCAATAGTCAAATTGCTATTGGAGCTGCAATCTCTCCCTCATCTTCATTCAAGGGTGGACAGTTCGATATTACTCTCCTAATTTGGAAG GATCCGAAGCATGGAAACTGGTGGCTGgagttcgggtcgggtattctAGTTGGGTATTGGCCATCTTTCTTGTTTACACACCTGAGGGAGCATGCGAGCATGGTCCAATACGGTGGTGAAGTTGTAAATTCAAGCCCATTTGGGGCCCACACTTCTACACAGATGGGGAGTGGACATTTTGCTGAGGACGGGTTCACAAAAGCTTCTTATTTCAGAAACATCCAAGTAGTTGATTGGGATAACAATTTGGTCCCTTCTCCAAACCTTCGAGTACTCGCAGACCATCCAAATTGTTATGATATTCAAGGTGGATCTAATAAGGCTTGGggtaattatttttattatggcGGACCTGGCAAAAATCCTAAATGTCCTTAA